The Bradyrhizobium guangxiense genomic sequence CCGACCATCTCCGGCCGCATGATCTCGTAGGTCGAGGCGTCCTTCAGCACGCCGTCCTGGTGGATGCCGCTCTCATGCGCGAACGCGTTGCGGCCGACGATCGCCTTGTTGTACTGGACGGGAAACGAGGTTGCCGCCGAGACCAGCTTCGAGGCGCGGGTGAGCTGGGTGGTGTCGATCTTGTTCCAGTAGGGGAATTTGTCGTTGCGCACGTTGATCGCCATCACGATCTCTTCGAGCGCAGCATTGCCGGCGCGCTCGCCGATACCGTTGATGGTGCACTCGACCTGACGCGCGCCGCCGGTGATGCCGGCCAGCGAGTTGGCAACCGCCATGCCGAGATCGTTATGGCAGTGCACGGAGAACACCGCCTTGTCCGAGTTCGGCACGCGCTCGATCAGCGTCTTCATGAAGTGGGTGTATTCCTCCGGCACCGTGTAGCCGACGGTGTCGGGGATGTTCACCGTGGTGGCCCCGGCCTTGATCACGGCTTCGACGATGCGGCACAGGAAATCCATCTCGCTGCGGGTGCCGTCCTCGGCCGACCATTCGACGTCGTCGATCTGGTTGCGGGCCCGCGCGACCATCGCGACCGAGGTCTCGATCACCTGCTCGGGGGTCTTGTTCAGCTTCACCCGCATGTGCAGCGGCGAGGTCGCGATCACGGTATGGACGCGGCCACGTTTTGCAAATTTCACCGCCTCGGCGCAGCGGTCGATGTCGGCGGGATGGGCGCGCGACAGGCCAGCGATGACGGCGTTCTTGGAGCGGCGGGCGATCTCGCTGACGGCCTGGAAGTCACCTTCGGAGGTGATCGGAAAGCCGGCCTCGATGACGTCGACGCCCATATCGTCCAGCAGCTCGGCGACCTCGAGCTTTTCCTCGAAGGTCATGGTGGCGCCGGGGCACTGCTCGCCGTCGCGCAGCGTGGTGTCGAAAATGATGACGCGGTCCTTCTCGGACTTGTTCACGGTGGCCATTTCAAATTTCCTTTTGAGCTTTTGCGCCGTTCAGACCATGAGTCCCTTGGCGCTTGAGGTGTCCGGTGATCTCGACCAGCCCCTGAGCGCCCAGGCGCATGGCGCCCAGCCGGCCCTCAGGGGCAGCTAAGAAGAAGCCCGCCAAGAAGCAGGGTGGGCAGCGCGGCCGGGATCGTGGCGGCGGCCACAGCCACCTCCTCCGAAATCCCCTCGATTTGGCCACGAATCAGCATTGCCGGACCCTTTTGAG encodes the following:
- a CDS encoding 2-isopropylmalate synthase, with amino-acid sequence MATVNKSEKDRVIIFDTTLRDGEQCPGATMTFEEKLEVAELLDDMGVDVIEAGFPITSEGDFQAVSEIARRSKNAVIAGLSRAHPADIDRCAEAVKFAKRGRVHTVIATSPLHMRVKLNKTPEQVIETSVAMVARARNQIDDVEWSAEDGTRSEMDFLCRIVEAVIKAGATTVNIPDTVGYTVPEEYTHFMKTLIERVPNSDKAVFSVHCHNDLGMAVANSLAGITGGARQVECTINGIGERAGNAALEEIVMAINVRNDKFPYWNKIDTTQLTRASKLVSAATSFPVQYNKAIVGRNAFAHESGIHQDGVLKDASTYEIMRPEMVGLKQSSLVLGKHSGRHAFVHKLEEMGYKLGPNQLEDAFTRMKALADRKKDIYDEDIEALVDEEMAASHDRIKLTSLTVIAGTHGPQRATMKLDVDGQIKIEEAEGNGPVDAVFNCIKRLVPHEAKLELYQVHAVTEGTDAQAEVSVRLSQDGRSMTARAADPDTLVASAKAYLGALNKIVMKRQRDSVTTAAAS